The Aphis gossypii isolate Hap1 chromosome 3, ASM2018417v2, whole genome shotgun sequence genome includes a region encoding these proteins:
- the LOC114121230 gene encoding ubiquitin carboxyl-terminal hydrolase 7 produces MNHMVERDSQNDVPEGMDITEMLTNETPFVYGSGPEIPNINVINDLVGDPSESIPITDVEMEEDNARPEATFRFEIENFSKSKEQRLSPPCYVRDLPWKIMIMHRVSQDNRSAKPAQPSVGFFLQCNGDSENTSWSVNASAELRVISQKEGISNVERKIQHLFYPKENDWGFSFFMSWEDIIDEAKGFIKNDTVIFEVSVTADAPHGVSWDSKKHTGYVGLKNQGATCYMNSLLQALYFTNQLRKAVYKMPTESDDSNKSVALALQRVFHELQFYDKPVGTKKLTKSFGWETLDSFMQHDVQEFLRVLLDKLENKMKGTCVEGTIPKLFEGKMISYINCKNVDYSSKRTETFYDIQLNIKGKKNIYESFKDYIQVEILDGDNRYDAGEYGLQDAEKGVIFASFPPVFYLHLMRFQYDPVTDSSVKFNDRFEFYDKINLDQYLKTKEETPADYILHAVLVHSGDNHGGHYVVFINPKGDGKWCKFDDDVVSRCPKEEAIEHNFGGNDGDENMMPIKQCTNAYMLVYIRDSELKNVLQEVTINDIPKELVERLQDEKRIETIRRKERNDLHIYTNIQVFLEDCFDSYLGIDLFDLEQPTFRTVKVKKNNNLEEVHQLLAETFKYQSNQIRIWPLIASKHDSLRPLYLDGEANALKTIQDLHDSSSTTWNIWLELVEPGVSSLIPFDKNKMSLIFFKLFIPEERLLVYCGYYFANYEAPIGSLVNIMNKRAGFDEDTKLAIYKETNKNEIEKITKLDDPLCEIIQSSTYGEILIYQKEELIKTYPCVMDHFKNICSQVYITFCDKVIANDPGFTLGLPMWMLYHDMLQAVAERVSVDQRKLQIYFSVNSSQKESPGEPIKNSYNGPIRDLITNNSYGKRYPKKFFYQEMHMSVDELESKKPVKIIWCGPKLKDEKEIILYLNKNDTTCTHFYDVLHDSVELSPEGSGKFRTLEIMSNKISKWFNPGVKMPDIATVFPAKYYRVEEVPKDELELAENELLVPVNHFSKEVYSTFGTPFLIKIIHVSEETLADVKERIVNKTGIPDKELEKYKFAICQGVRATFIPDTHIMSLQDFKATPTSQGQGQRPWLGMEHANKSKRTRLNYLEKAIKIYN; encoded by the exons ATGAACCACATGGTTGAACGGGACAGTCAGAATGACGTTCCAGAAGGAATGGACATCACAGAAA tgcttACTAATGAAACACCTTTCGTGTATGGAAGTGGTCCAGAGATACCAaacattaatgttattaatgatCTAGTAGGCGATCCCTCTGAATCAATACCCATAACAGATGTAGAGATGGAAGAAG ataatgcACGACCAGAAGCAACTTTTagatttgaaattgaaaatttcagtaaaTCTAAGGAACAAAGACTATCACCTCCTTGTTATGTCCGTGATCTTCCAtggaaaataatgataatgcatAGAGTAAGCCAAGATAATCGATCTGCTAAACCTGCTCAACCTTCTGTTGGTTTTTTCCTtcaa tgtaATGGTGATTCAGAAAATACTTCCTGGAGCGTTAATGCAAGTGCTGAACTTCGAGTTATATCACAAAAAGAGGGTATCTCCAATGTTGAACGTAAAATCCAACATTTGTTTTACCCTAAAGAGAATGATTGGGGATTTAGTTTTTTCATGTCTTGGGAAGACATAATTGACGAAGCCAaaggatttattaaaaatgatacagTTATATTTGAA GTATCTGTAACAGCTGATGCACCGCATGGTGTAAGTTGGGATTCTAAAAAACATACTGGATATGTAGGTCTGAAAAATCAAGGTGCCACATGCTATATGAACTCACTTTTACAAGCATTATATTTCACTAATCAACTACgcaaa gcTGTATATAAAATGCCTACTGAAAGTGATGATAGCAATAAAAGTGTTGCATTAGCATTACAAAGAGTATTCCACGAGCttcaattttatgataaacctgtcggtacaaaaaaattaacaaaaagttTTGGATGGGAAACACTTGATTCATTTATGCAACATGATGTTCAAGAATTTTTAAGAGtt ttgctcgataaattggaaaataaaatgaaaggcACGTGTGTTGAGGGAACTATACCTAAGTTATTCGAGGGTAAAATGatt tcgtatataaattgtaaaaatgtagattATTCTTCAAAACGAACCGAGACATTTTATGACAttcaacttaatataaaagggaaaaaaaaca ttTATGAGTCTTTCAAAGATTATATTCAAGTTGAGATACTGGATGGTGATAACAGATACGATGCTGGAGAGTATGGTTTACAAGATGCTGAAAAGGGCGTTATATTTGCATCATTTCCTccagttttttatttacacctTATGCGATTCCAATATGATCCAGTTACAGATAGTTCtgttaaattcaatgatag atttgaattttatgataaaattaatttagatcagtatttaaaaacaaaagaagaAACTCCAGCTGATTACATATTGCATGCAGTTCTTGTTCATAGTGGCGATAATCATGGTGGACATTATGTTGTTTTCATTAATCCTAAAGGAGATGGAAAA tGGTGTAAATTTGATGATGATGTTGTCTCAAGATGCCCTAAAGAAGAAGCAATAGAACACAATTTTGGGGGAAATGATGGAGACGAGAATATGATGCCGATAAAGCAATGTACAAATGCATACATGTTGGTGTATATACGTGATTCTgaactaaaaaatgtacttcaGGAAGTTACAATTAATGACATACCAAAAGAG TTGGTAGAACGATTACAAGATGAAAAACGTATTGAAACAATTAGAAGAAAAGAGCGAAATgatttacatatatacaccAATATACAAGTTTTTTTGGAGGATTGTTTTGATAGTTATTTGGGAATAGACTTATTTGATTTAGAACAACCCACATTCAGAAcagttaaagtaaaaaaaaataataatttagaagaaGTACATCAATTGTTGGCAGAAACTttt AAATACCAATCAAATCAAATTAGAATTTGGCCTCTTATTGCTAGTAAACATGATTCATTGAGACCTTTGTATCTTGATGGAGAAGCAAATGctttaaaaactattcaagACTTACATGATAGTTCATCAACTACTTGGAATATTTGGTTAGAGTTAGTCGAGCCAGGTGTTAGTTCATTGATaccttttgataaaaataaaatgtccctgatttttttcaaattgtttataccAGAAGAAAGGCTGTTAGTTTATTGTGGTTACTATTTTGCAAACTATGAAGCACCTAtag gttCTCTTGTTAACATCATGAACAAAAGAGCTGGTTTTGATGAAGATACAAAACTtgcaatttataaagaaactaataaaaatgaaatagaaaaaataactaaacttGATGATCCACTTTGTGAA ataatacaGTCGTCAACCTATGGAGAGATATTAATCTATCAAAAAGAAgaacttataaaaacttatcCTTGTGTTATGGATCATTTTaa aaatatttgttCCCAAGTGTATATAACATTCTGTGATAAAGTTATTGCTAATGATCCTGGATTTACTTTGGGATTACCAATGTGGATGTTGTACCATGATATGTTACAAGCAGTTGCTGAAAGAGTATCTGTTGATCAACGCAAATTACAGATTTATTTCAGTGTTAA TAGCAGTCAAAAGGAATCTCCTGGTGaaccaattaaaaattcttataatgGACCAATTCGAGACCTCATAACAAATAACAGTTATGGAAAACGGTAtcctaaaaaatttttttatcaagaaaTGCACATGTCAGTTGATGAATTAGAAAGCAAGAAGCCTGTTAAA ATCATTTGGTGTGGCCCCAAATTAAAAGACGAAAaggaaataattttgtatcttaataaaaatgataccaCATGTACTCATTTTTACGATGTACTGCATGACAGTGTAGAATTATCACCTGAAGGATCTGGAAAATTTag aACACTAGAAAttatgtcaaataaaataagtaaatggtTCAATCCTGGAGTGAAAATGCCAGACATAGCTACAGTTTTCCCAGCAAAATactatag aGTAGAAGAAGTACCAAAAGATGAATTGGAACTTGctgaaaatgaattattagttcctgttaatcatttttcaaaagaaGTTTATTCAACATTTGGTACTccttttcttattaaaattatacatgtaaGTGAAGA AACTTTAGCAGATGTAAAAGAGCGAATTGTTAACAAGACTGGTATTCCAGACAAAGAGCTGGAAAAA tataaatttgcAATTTGCCAAGGAGTCAGAGCAACTTTTATTCCCGATACTCATATAATGAGCTTACAAGATTTTAAAGCAACTCCTACCT cTCAAGGACAAGGCCAGCGACCTTGGTTAGGCATGGAACATGCAAATAAGTCTAAACGCAcacgattaaattatttagaaaaagctattaaaatctataactga